In Trichocoleus desertorum NBK24, the following are encoded in one genomic region:
- the mnmA gene encoding tRNA 2-thiouridine(34) synthase MnmA, with translation MLRQYLQSMNKVVVGLSGGVDSSVTAAILHQQGYEVVGMTLWLMKGKGQCCSEGMVDAARICEQLEIPHHIVDIRDTFQTYIIDYLVSGYSAGITPLPCSQCNKAVKFGPMLQYARENFGIDRIATGHYARITVDETTGRYQLRRAVDRSKDQTYFLYDLSQEILAGVLFPLGEHPKTETRRLAAELGLYTAEKPESQDLCLIEAHGSMQKFLDQYITPQKGDIVDQAGQVLGQHEGVHHYTIGQRKGLGIAAAHPLYVIGLDAGRNRVIVGERTEAQNPECTVHRVNWVAIAAPTAPIRAEVQIRYRSPAVPVTVIPLETQDGSDRVKLVFDDPQFSITPGQAAVWYDGEVLLGGGIIEPLETANS, from the coding sequence ATGTTGCGGCAGTATTTGCAGTCCATGAATAAAGTTGTGGTAGGACTCTCCGGTGGAGTTGATAGTTCCGTTACAGCCGCCATCCTCCACCAGCAAGGCTATGAAGTTGTTGGCATGACCCTGTGGCTGATGAAGGGGAAAGGCCAATGCTGCTCTGAGGGCATGGTGGACGCTGCCCGAATTTGCGAACAGTTAGAAATTCCGCACCACATCGTAGATATTCGAGACACCTTTCAAACCTACATTATTGATTACTTAGTGTCTGGTTACAGCGCTGGAATCACACCGCTGCCTTGCTCACAATGCAACAAAGCCGTGAAGTTTGGGCCGATGCTCCAGTATGCCCGTGAAAACTTTGGCATCGATCGCATTGCCACAGGACACTATGCTCGAATTACTGTGGACGAAACCACCGGACGCTATCAACTGCGCCGAGCCGTCGATCGCAGCAAAGACCAAACCTATTTCTTGTATGACCTGAGCCAAGAAATTCTAGCAGGCGTACTATTTCCGCTAGGCGAACACCCTAAAACCGAAACCCGTCGCCTTGCCGCCGAGTTGGGTCTCTACACTGCTGAAAAGCCTGAAAGCCAAGATCTATGCTTGATTGAAGCACATGGCTCGATGCAGAAGTTTTTGGATCAGTACATCACGCCGCAAAAAGGCGACATTGTCGATCAAGCAGGGCAAGTCTTGGGCCAGCATGAAGGTGTACACCACTACACGATTGGTCAGCGCAAAGGCTTGGGCATTGCTGCCGCTCACCCCCTATATGTCATTGGCCTAGATGCGGGGCGAAATCGAGTCATTGTGGGCGAGCGCACAGAAGCACAGAACCCAGAATGCACGGTGCATCGAGTGAATTGGGTAGCGATCGCAGCCCCCACCGCTCCGATTCGCGCGGAAGTCCAGATTCGCTATCGATCGCCTGCGGTTCCAGTAACGGTGATCCCGCTAGAAACTCAGGACGGAAGCGATCGCGTCAAGCTGGTGTTTGATGATCCCCAGTTTAGTATCACCCCCGGTCAAGCTGCGGTCTGGTACGACGGAGAGGTGTTGCTCGGTGGCGGCATCATCGAGCCTTTAGAAACTGCCAATTCCTAA
- the sat gene encoding sulfate adenylyltransferase produces the protein MSHHSDGIAPHGGHLINRIVTPEQKQTFLEKADSLPRVQLDERATSDLELIAIGGFSPLTGFMEQADYINVVENMRLANGLPWSIPITLSVTEEVAAPLQEGSLVRLDNPQGQFIGVLELTQKYTYDKAHEAINVYRTDDEKHPGVKVVYNQGPVNLAGPVWLLQRESHPLFPQYQIDPAASRAMFKEKGWKTIVGFQTRNPIHRAHEYIQKCAMETVDGLFLHPLVGATKEDDIAADVRMRCYEIILEHYYPQDRVILAINPAAMRYAGPREAIFHALLRKNYGCTHFIVGRDHAGVGDYYGTYDAQHIFDEFEPDELGITPMKFEHAFYCTRTQGMATTKTSPSSPAERVHLSGTKVREMLRRGELPPPEFSRPEVAAELARAMRVPVEA, from the coding sequence TTGAGTCACCATTCAGACGGCATTGCACCCCACGGCGGCCACCTGATCAATCGCATCGTTACGCCAGAGCAAAAACAAACCTTTCTAGAAAAAGCGGACTCTTTGCCTCGTGTCCAACTCGATGAGCGAGCCACCTCCGATCTGGAATTGATTGCCATTGGTGGCTTTAGTCCTCTGACTGGTTTTATGGAACAAGCCGACTACATTAATGTGGTCGAGAACATGCGCCTAGCCAATGGGTTGCCTTGGTCGATTCCCATCACCCTGTCTGTCACCGAAGAAGTTGCAGCACCTTTGCAGGAAGGTAGCTTGGTTCGCCTAGACAATCCCCAAGGCCAATTTATTGGCGTGCTGGAGCTGACGCAGAAATATACCTACGACAAAGCCCACGAAGCCATCAACGTCTACCGCACCGATGACGAAAAGCATCCCGGCGTGAAGGTGGTTTACAACCAAGGGCCAGTGAACTTAGCGGGGCCAGTATGGTTGCTGCAACGAGAGTCGCACCCTCTGTTCCCCCAATACCAAATTGACCCTGCCGCATCACGGGCCATGTTTAAGGAAAAGGGCTGGAAGACTATTGTGGGCTTCCAAACCCGCAACCCTATCCACCGCGCTCACGAATACATTCAAAAGTGTGCGATGGAAACAGTGGATGGTCTGTTCTTGCATCCCCTTGTTGGTGCTACGAAGGAAGATGACATCGCCGCAGATGTGCGGATGCGCTGCTACGAAATTATTTTGGAGCACTACTATCCTCAAGATCGGGTGATTTTGGCGATTAACCCTGCTGCCATGCGTTACGCTGGCCCTCGCGAAGCAATCTTCCATGCCCTGTTGCGGAAGAACTACGGCTGCACCCACTTTATTGTGGGCCGTGACCATGCTGGAGTTGGTGACTACTACGGCACCTACGATGCTCAGCACATCTTTGATGAGTTTGAACCCGATGAGTTGGGCATCACTCCGATGAAGTTTGAGCATGCTTTCTACTGCACTCGCACGCAGGGTATGGCGACGACCAAAACTAGCCCCAGTTCTCCTGCGGAGCGAGTTCACCTCTCTGGCACCAAAGTCCGCGAGATGCTACGTCGCGGTGAATTGCCACCCCCCGAATTCTCTCGCCCCGAAGTAGCGGCTGAGCTAGCGCGGGCCATGCGAGTCCCCGTCGAAGCGTAA
- a CDS encoding SPOR domain-containing protein has protein sequence MKPQWGWTAPLAFLVFQGGLAVVAHELAAHEAIAAEPTSVLVAQEFNFEAPPPPPSSQFPAVIVPRDPTLPTLEPAPAPFPNSPAPVSAPPTRALPSQTYLVYVNGNSPLILEQVRRVEPEAFRKEYRGRTVIQVGQFIDQSNARRRAEALQDQGIRAEVAQVSGSGSGTAPDNPKGYYVVIPAGSGALAAVQAQVKRLAGDLRVSVISRDQPRGNHIAVGPFTNWNAANSWNRYVNDFGLTNARVYYGR, from the coding sequence ATGAAACCACAATGGGGTTGGACTGCACCTTTGGCCTTCCTAGTTTTTCAGGGTGGACTGGCAGTGGTAGCTCATGAACTGGCAGCTCATGAGGCGATCGCGGCTGAACCGACCAGCGTCTTAGTGGCGCAGGAATTTAATTTTGAGGCACCTCCACCTCCGCCATCTAGCCAATTTCCTGCGGTGATTGTGCCGCGTGACCCTACCCTGCCCACTTTGGAGCCTGCTCCTGCTCCTTTCCCAAATAGCCCAGCTCCAGTTTCAGCACCTCCCACCCGAGCATTGCCCTCGCAAACTTATTTGGTTTACGTCAATGGCAATAGCCCTTTGATATTGGAGCAAGTGAGACGAGTGGAGCCAGAGGCGTTCCGCAAGGAATATCGGGGTCGTACTGTGATTCAAGTCGGGCAATTTATCGATCAATCCAATGCCAGACGACGAGCCGAAGCCTTGCAAGATCAAGGAATTCGAGCAGAGGTCGCGCAAGTTTCTGGCTCTGGCAGCGGCACAGCCCCAGACAACCCAAAGGGTTACTATGTGGTGATTCCTGCTGGCAGTGGAGCGCTTGCTGCTGTTCAAGCCCAAGTAAAACGACTAGCAGGTGATTTAAGGGTGAGCGTGATCTCGCGCGATCAGCCACGAGGCAACCATATTGCCGTTGGCCCTTTCACCAATTGGAATGCTGCCAATTCTTGGAACCGCTATGTCAACGATTTCGGCCTTACTAATGCACGGGTCTATTACGGGCGCTAA